In a single window of the Campylobacter hyointestinalis subsp. lawsonii genome:
- the dxs gene encoding 1-deoxy-D-xylulose-5-phosphate synthase, with translation MDIKSKSIDELSNLCKDIRSKILKIVSLNGGHLSSNMGAVELSVAMHYVFDPKNDPFIFDVSHQSYTHKLLTDRWDDFDTLRQFGGISGYTKPSESKFDYFVAGHSSTSISIAVGACKAIKLKGEKRLPVALIGDGAMSAGMAYEALNELGDRKYPCVIILNDNEMSISKPIGALSKYLSQMMAGQFYQKFKSRVNQFLSYVPDSAAYMAKRLEEGIRLITPGMFFEELGLEYIGPVDGHDLKALISTLNTAKTMNKPVIVHVQTIKGKGYEPAEGKFEKWHGVSPFDPQSGECTKKSGTKNATSIFSDLLLSLAKKHENVVGITAAMPSGTGLDKLIEAYPERFWDVAIAEQHGVTSMAAMAKEGFKPYIAIYSTFMQRAYDQVIHDVAIMNLPVVICMDRAGIVGEDGETHQGVFDISFLNAIPNLTLIAPRDAATFSKIMDFSYSFNSPLAIRYPRGSFMLDSEFEAKDIKFAKAQILKQGDSDVAFIGYGNAVGKAIKVAKNLNFKGTIIDLVFAKPLDEEMLLGLAKTTKRWYIFSDSAKKGGIGEILAGFLQEKLLSNISIKSFEYEDKFIKHGNQALIEDSLDISVEKISEFILKDKKYYLL, from the coding sequence ATGGATATAAAATCAAAAAGCATAGATGAACTCTCAAATTTATGCAAAGATATCAGAAGTAAAATACTTAAAATAGTAAGTCTAAATGGAGGCCATCTTAGCTCAAATATGGGTGCAGTAGAGTTGAGCGTGGCTATGCACTATGTTTTTGATCCAAAAAACGATCCGTTTATATTTGACGTAAGCCACCAAAGCTATACTCATAAGCTCTTAACAGACAGATGGGACGATTTTGACACTCTTAGACAATTTGGCGGTATAAGTGGATACACAAAACCTAGCGAGAGCAAATTTGACTACTTTGTAGCAGGACATAGCTCTACTTCTATAAGTATCGCAGTTGGTGCTTGTAAAGCCATAAAACTAAAAGGTGAAAAAAGACTTCCAGTAGCCTTAATAGGAGACGGGGCAATGAGTGCTGGTATGGCTTATGAAGCTCTAAATGAGCTTGGGGATAGAAAGTATCCTTGCGTCATTATATTAAACGATAACGAAATGAGTATATCAAAACCCATAGGAGCTCTTAGCAAGTATCTATCTCAAATGATGGCAGGGCAGTTTTATCAAAAATTTAAATCCCGCGTAAATCAGTTCTTAAGCTATGTTCCAGACTCAGCAGCATATATGGCAAAACGCCTAGAAGAAGGTATAAGGCTCATAACACCGGGTATGTTTTTTGAAGAGTTGGGGCTTGAGTATATAGGACCAGTTGATGGGCACGACCTAAAAGCACTCATTTCTACTTTAAATACTGCAAAAACAATGAATAAACCGGTCATAGTTCATGTCCAGACCATAAAAGGCAAGGGATATGAGCCAGCTGAGGGTAAATTTGAAAAATGGCACGGAGTAAGCCCGTTTGATCCACAAAGTGGAGAATGCACCAAAAAAAGTGGCACAAAAAATGCAACTTCTATATTTAGCGATCTGCTTTTAAGCTTAGCTAAAAAACACGAAAATGTTGTGGGAATTACTGCTGCTATGCCAAGTGGAACCGGACTTGATAAGCTTATAGAAGCCTATCCGGAGCGTTTTTGGGACGTGGCTATAGCCGAGCAACACGGAGTTACATCTATGGCAGCTATGGCAAAAGAAGGCTTTAAACCATATATTGCTATTTATTCAACCTTTATGCAAAGGGCGTATGATCAAGTTATTCACGATGTGGCAATTATGAACTTGCCAGTCGTCATCTGTATGGACAGAGCAGGAATTGTAGGAGAAGACGGCGAAACTCATCAAGGAGTATTTGATATAAGCTTTTTAAATGCAATACCAAATTTAACGCTAATAGCACCTAGAGACGCCGCAACTTTCTCAAAAATTATGGATTTTTCATACTCTTTTAACTCACCTTTAGCCATCAGATATCCAAGAGGAAGCTTTATGCTAGATAGTGAGTTTGAAGCAAAAGATATAAAATTCGCAAAAGCTCAGATCCTTAAACAAGGAGATAGTGACGTAGCATTCATAGGATATGGAAATGCAGTCGGAAAAGCTATAAAAGTTGCTAAAAATTTAAATTTTAAAGGAACAATCATAGACTTAGTGTTTGCAAAACCACTTGATGAAGAGATGCTTTTAGGGCTTGCCAAAACAACTAAGCGTTGGTATATTTTTAGCGATAGTGCAAAAAAAGGTGGGATTGGCGAGATATTAGCTGGATTTTTACAAGAAAAATTATTATCTAATATCAGCATAAAAAGCTTTGAATACGAAGATAAATTTATAAAGCATGGAAATCAAGCTCTTATCGAAGATAGCTTAGATATAAGCGTAGAAAAAATTTCTGAATTTATTTTAAAAGATAAAAAATATTATCTATTATAA
- a CDS encoding ABC transporter permease, protein MSFKRIFALALKESLQALRDPSTALIAILLPLILLFLMGYAVSLDAKNIPFGLVSFSSSKDAKEIMSKFSASNFFDTKISYDKNELIVDLKTGKISGFLVIDDDKSGLKFQIITDGSEPNSANLIKQYASSIISSKNTIDSRFWFNEKLSSRYFLIPGSIAVIMTLIGTLLTSLIVAKEWERGTMELLMTTPLSNLEIILGKLIPYFVLAMLSVLICFFVAYFWYEIPFRGSIFILFLLSFIYLFPALCIGLLISTLAKNQFVAAQVSILVGFLPAFLLSGFIFEINNMPNLLQYVAKVVPATYFVSSLGNIFLVGDSYEIFIKDALCMLLIGSVLFAFVILKSKRRLD, encoded by the coding sequence ATGAGCTTTAAAAGGATTTTTGCTCTGGCATTAAAAGAGAGTTTGCAAGCTCTTCGTGATCCTAGCACGGCTCTTATCGCCATACTTTTACCGCTTATTTTGCTATTTTTAATGGGTTATGCCGTATCTTTAGACGCAAAAAATATACCTTTTGGCTTGGTGAGTTTTAGTAGTTCTAAAGATGCAAAAGAGATAATGTCTAAATTTAGTGCTTCAAATTTTTTTGATACCAAAATAAGCTATGATAAAAATGAGCTAATAGTAGATCTAAAAACGGGTAAGATAAGTGGATTTTTGGTTATAGATGATGATAAAAGTGGCTTGAAATTCCAAATTATCACTGATGGAAGCGAACCAAATAGTGCAAATTTGATAAAACAATATGCAAGTAGTATTATATCATCAAAAAATACTATAGATAGCAGGTTTTGGTTTAATGAAAAGCTATCAAGTAGATATTTTTTGATACCTGGATCTATAGCTGTGATTATGACTTTAATAGGCACACTTCTTACTTCTCTTATAGTTGCTAAAGAGTGGGAGAGAGGGACTATGGAGCTACTTATGACTACTCCTTTATCGAATTTAGAAATAATTTTAGGCAAACTCATACCGTATTTTGTTTTGGCGATGCTTTCTGTGCTTATATGTTTTTTTGTGGCATATTTTTGGTATGAAATCCCTTTTCGCGGCAGCATTTTTATACTTTTTCTACTAAGTTTTATCTATCTTTTTCCAGCACTTTGCATAGGACTGCTTATATCTACTTTGGCTAAAAATCAGTTTGTAGCAGCTCAAGTCTCCATACTCGTAGGATTTCTACCTGCGTTTTTGTTATCTGGATTTATATTTGAGATAAATAATATGCCAAATTTATTGCAATATGTCGCAAAAGTAGTTCCGGCGACTTATTTTGTAAGCTCTTTGGGAAATATATTTTTAGTTGGAGATAGTTATGAGATATTTATCAAAGATGCTTTATGTATGCTTTTGATAGGATCTGTGCTGTTTGCATTTGTGATTTTGAAGTCTAAAAGGAGGCTAGATTGA
- a CDS encoding ABC-2 transporter permease — MRLLALIKKEALAIKNDRRSMFVIIVPPLLQILIFAFSVTLEVKNLNLAILNLDSSSYAKEVITKLESAKFIKNITMVKSYEEGKRLITNQKVLAFLVIPKNFSKGENLALVMDGRYSNSAQIANGYIEQTISGLSIDERNFYNPNLDNFWWIVPNLSCSILMVMSIVLTSLSISREREVGTFDQIIVSPLSSFEILLGKLLPAFLISLVLSSVVLFIAYFFFKVPIVGSLWLLYLGTAIFIFCVCSIGLFISVFSNTQQQAILGAFVFLLPSFMLSGFATPIENMPSWLQPISYFVPLTYHIAFVKGVLLKDISFMQSLEYILPMAVFGIVVFIITLIFFRRSILR; from the coding sequence TTGAGACTACTTGCGCTCATCAAAAAAGAGGCTTTGGCCATAAAAAATGATAGGCGAAGTATGTTTGTCATCATCGTGCCACCTCTTTTGCAGATACTGATTTTTGCATTTTCTGTTACACTTGAGGTTAAGAATTTAAATTTAGCTATTTTAAATTTAGATAGTTCAAGCTACGCTAAAGAGGTTATCACAAAGCTTGAGAGTGCTAAATTTATAAAAAATATAACCATGGTAAAAAGCTATGAAGAGGGCAAAAGACTGATCACAAATCAAAAAGTTTTAGCATTTTTAGTGATACCAAAAAACTTTAGTAAGGGTGAAAACTTAGCACTTGTGATGGATGGGCGGTATTCAAACTCTGCTCAGATAGCAAATGGCTATATAGAGCAAACTATTTCTGGTTTAAGCATAGATGAGAGAAATTTTTATAACCCAAATTTAGATAATTTTTGGTGGATAGTTCCAAATTTATCGTGTTCTATCCTTATGGTGATGTCTATAGTTTTAACATCTCTTAGCATATCAAGAGAGCGAGAAGTTGGCACTTTTGATCAGATTATAGTTTCGCCTTTGAGCTCATTTGAGATACTTCTTGGGAAACTTTTACCTGCATTTTTGATAAGTTTGGTTTTATCAAGCGTAGTTTTGTTTATAGCATATTTTTTCTTTAAAGTGCCTATAGTGGGTTCTTTATGGCTTTTGTATCTAGGGACTGCTATTTTTATATTTTGCGTGTGTAGTATCGGGCTTTTTATATCTGTATTTTCAAATACACAACAACAAGCCATACTAGGAGCTTTTGTATTTTTACTTCCTTCGTTTATGCTTTCTGGGTTTGCTACACCTATAGAAAATATGCCATCATGGCTTCAGCCGATTAGTTACTTTGTACCGCTAACTTATCACATAGCTTTTGTAAAAGGCGTACTTTTAAAAGATATAAGCTTTATGCAGTCTTTAGAGTATATCTTGCCTATGGCTGTTTTTGGTATAGTTGTATTTATAATAACTTTGATATTTTTTAGAAGAAGTATTCTAAGATAG
- a CDS encoding HlyD family efflux transporter periplasmic adaptor subunit: protein MKKILLIILAFVLVFLGYKFYEKQNALDAKVSVFYGNVDTKTVDLAFRFLGKIEKISKKEGLRVQKGEDIVFMDDSYLRNSFLNLQTKIKLEEINLEKLKSGYRVEEIEQAKAKYEMAMANLKEAQNTFDRQKKLMQANATSKEMFMNSQTTLEAMRANLNLSKANYEQLKNGYRKEDILAQSELVNSLKIQLQSVELDLNNSVLKSPYDGVLQKIYKEAGSMAGANEPIVEIARMDKFFIRAYIDEPHLGTLKLGAKMRVFSDAKKEPYEGYVSFISSVAEFTPKHIQTQELRADLVYKFEVTLSNADERIKQGMPVHIKFSDDKSN from the coding sequence TTGAAAAAGATCTTGCTAATTATTTTAGCGTTTGTTTTGGTGTTTTTGGGTTATAAATTTTATGAAAAACAAAATGCCCTTGATGCCAAAGTTTCCGTATTTTACGGCAATGTGGATACAAAAACGGTCGATCTTGCTTTTAGATTTTTAGGTAAGATAGAAAAGATAAGCAAAAAAGAGGGATTAAGAGTTCAAAAAGGCGAAGATATCGTATTTATGGATGATTCATATCTTAGAAACTCTTTTTTAAATTTACAAACAAAGATCAAACTTGAAGAGATAAATTTAGAAAAATTAAAATCAGGCTATAGGGTTGAAGAGATAGAACAAGCAAAAGCAAAATACGAAATGGCTATGGCAAATTTAAAAGAAGCGCAAAACACTTTTGATAGACAAAAGAAGCTCATGCAAGCAAACGCTACTTCAAAAGAGATGTTTATGAACTCACAAACTACGCTTGAAGCGATGAGAGCAAATTTAAATCTATCTAAAGCAAATTATGAGCAGTTAAAAAATGGTTACCGAAAAGAGGATATTTTGGCTCAGAGTGAGCTTGTAAATTCCCTAAAAATACAGCTACAAAGCGTAGAGTTAGACTTAAATAATTCAGTTTTAAAATCACCTTACGATGGCGTTTTGCAAAAAATTTACAAAGAAGCAGGAAGTATGGCAGGAGCAAATGAGCCTATTGTAGAGATAGCTAGAATGGATAAGTTTTTTATAAGAGCTTATATAGATGAGCCTCATCTTGGAACTCTTAAATTAGGGGCAAAAATGAGAGTTTTTAGTGACGCAAAAAAAGAGCCTTATGAAGGATATGTGAGTTTTATTTCAAGTGTTGCAGAATTTACTCCAAAACATATCCAAACACAAGAGCTTAGAGCTGATCTTGTTTATAAATTTGAAGTTACTTTAAGTAACGCAGATGAAAGGATAAAACAAGGAATGCCAGTACATATTAAATTTAGCGATGATAAAAGCAACTAA
- a CDS encoding Fur family transcriptional regulator, whose protein sequence is MDFIEMLKQANLKATPQRLCVLKLLDKHTHPTIEELYSEIKKDYPSISLATVYKNLNTLIDEKLVIEVNTPNQKAKYDIYEVPHIHVVCSNCGSVTDVSCDDAKMSEYQEHLEKKIGNFIDRLNIVATTSGCKKCR, encoded by the coding sequence ATGGATTTTATCGAAATGCTTAAACAAGCAAATTTAAAAGCTACTCCGCAAAGGCTGTGTGTTTTAAAGCTTCTTGATAAACACACCCATCCAACTATAGAAGAACTATACTCTGAGATAAAAAAGGATTATCCTTCTATATCTTTAGCTACGGTTTATAAAAATTTAAATACTTTGATTGACGAAAAATTAGTCATAGAAGTAAATACGCCTAACCAAAAAGCAAAATACGACATATACGAAGTACCGCATATTCACGTAGTTTGCTCAAATTGCGGCTCGGTAACTGATGTAAGTTGCGATGATGCTAAAATGAGCGAGTATCAAGAGCACCTAGAGAAAAAAATAGGTAACTTTATAGATAGACTAAACATCGTAGCTACGACATCAGGCTGCAAAAAATGTAGATAA
- a CDS encoding ATP-binding cassette domain-containing protein: protein MIKATNLSKVFHKPLTKALSELNFSATFGITGIVGPDGAGKTTLLRLCAGLLSPSSGELEVLGGKMSSQEFLDNIGYMPQMFGLYGDLSCEENLKLYAKLKGIKNPNDRINELLEFTNLKQFKDRLASSLSGGMKQKLAFGVTLLKKPKLLLLDEPGVGVDPISRAELWDMARSLNDVCILWATSYLDEASLCDKVILLNKGQILYDDSPKKIEIILENRVFLARTKADKRELLTKLLEYENVLDAYLIGQDIKFILKTEDNAFFDDFKDVKFKSIKPNFEDAFIDILKIKTKAHSELSKVLTPARKIDGFAVQAINLTKKFGSFVATNNVSFEIKSGEIFGFLGPNGAGKSTTFKMICGLLARSSGESLIYNKDINDMKGAIGYMAQKFSLYGNLGLKDNLEFFAGLYGLKGRQKSEKIASMIEIFGLKPYLKNKVDELSLGLKQRLALSCSLMHSPLVLFLDEATSGVDPITRKEFWRHINAISKLGISVMITTHLMDEAELCDRIMIINKGTCIAVGTPSEIKSKFGDDISMQEAFIRLVKGSNEL, encoded by the coding sequence ATGATAAAAGCAACTAATCTCTCAAAAGTTTTTCATAAACCGCTCACTAAAGCTTTAAGTGAGCTAAACTTTAGTGCTACTTTTGGGATAACAGGAATAGTAGGGCCTGATGGCGCAGGAAAGACCACTCTTCTTAGGCTATGTGCTGGACTTTTAAGCCCAAGTAGCGGAGAGCTAGAAGTGCTAGGAGGCAAGATGAGCTCTCAAGAGTTTTTAGACAATATAGGCTATATGCCACAAATGTTTGGACTTTATGGTGATCTTAGCTGCGAAGAAAATTTAAAACTTTATGCAAAACTCAAAGGTATAAAAAACCCAAACGATAGGATAAATGAGCTACTTGAATTTACAAATTTAAAGCAGTTTAAAGATAGGCTTGCAAGTAGTTTAAGCGGCGGAATGAAGCAAAAACTCGCATTTGGCGTGACACTCTTAAAAAAGCCTAAATTGCTTTTATTAGACGAGCCAGGAGTAGGCGTAGATCCTATATCTAGAGCAGAGCTTTGGGATATGGCAAGAAGTCTAAATGATGTTTGCATACTTTGGGCCACTTCATATCTTGATGAAGCTAGTTTGTGCGATAAAGTCATACTTTTAAATAAAGGTCAAATTCTATATGATGATAGCCCAAAAAAGATAGAGATTATACTTGAAAATAGGGTATTTTTGGCTAGAACTAAAGCAGATAAAAGAGAGCTTTTAACAAAGCTTTTGGAGTATGAAAATGTGCTTGATGCTTATCTGATAGGACAAGATATTAAATTTATACTAAAAACAGAAGATAATGCATTTTTTGATGATTTTAAAGATGTTAAATTTAAAAGCATTAAACCTAATTTTGAAGATGCTTTCATAGACATACTAAAAATAAAAACAAAAGCTCACTCAGAGCTAAGCAAAGTCTTAACACCAGCTCGTAAGATAGATGGTTTTGCCGTTCAAGCTATAAATTTGACAAAGAAATTTGGTTCATTTGTAGCTACAAATAATGTAAGTTTTGAGATAAAAAGTGGTGAGATATTTGGATTTTTAGGGCCAAATGGAGCGGGAAAATCAACTACCTTTAAGATGATATGTGGGCTTTTAGCAAGAAGTAGCGGAGAGTCTTTGATATATAACAAAGATATAAATGATATGAAAGGCGCCATAGGATATATGGCTCAAAAGTTTTCTTTGTATGGAAATTTAGGTCTTAAAGATAATCTTGAGTTTTTTGCTGGACTTTATGGTCTAAAAGGAAGACAAAAGAGTGAAAAAATAGCTTCTATGATAGAAATTTTCGGTTTAAAACCATACTTAAAAAACAAAGTAGATGAGCTAAGTCTCGGGCTAAAACAGCGTTTGGCACTTTCTTGTTCGCTTATGCACTCGCCACTTGTGCTATTTTTAGACGAGGCGACAAGCGGTGTTGATCCTATCACTAGAAAAGAGTTTTGGAGACATATAAATGCTATCTCAAAGCTTGGCATTAGCGTTATGATTACAACTCATCTTATGGATGAGGCTGAACTTTGCGATAGGATTATGATCATAAATAAAGGAACTTGTATAGCAGTAGGAACGCCAAGTGAGATAAAATCTAAATTTGGAGATGATATCAGTATGCAAGAGGCGTTTATCAGACTTGTAAAGGGTTCAAATGAGCTTTAA